TGCACACAATGGAAAGGTTGAGGAAGGCAAGAGGTACTTCAATATGATGAAAGAGAAGTTTTGTATTGAACCAGAATCAGAACATTACTCTTGCATGATTGATCTTTTGGGTCGAGCTGGAAAGCTACATGAAGCAGAAGAACTAATTGAGACAATGCCATTTAGCCCTGGCTCCATTGGTTGGGCTGCATTACTTGGTGCCTGTAGGAAACACGGAAATGTGGAGCTAGCTGAGAAGGCAGCAAATGAGTTATTGCAGCTGGAACCTACAAATGCCACACCTTATGTCTTGCTAGCAAATATGTATAGCAGTGCTGGAAAATGGGAAGAGGTAACTAGAGTTAGAAAGCTTATGCGAGCTAGGGGTGTTAAGAAGAAGCCAGGCTGTAGTTGGATTGAGTTGAACAAGAGGATACATGTGTTTGTGGCTGAAGATAGATATCATCCACTGATGAAAGAAATTCATGGTTACTTGGAGGCGATGTCAATGAAGATGAAGCAAGCTGGGTATGTGCCTGATGTGAGATGGGCTTTGGTTAAGGATGATGAAACGGTGGAAGGGGAGAGGGAGTTCAAGATAGCTCATCACAGTGAGAAACTAGCAGTGGCATTTGGACTGCTTTCAACAAAAGATGGAGAGCCAATACTTGTGATGAAAAACCTCAGGATATGTGGGGATTGCCACAATGCAATCAAATATATCTCAGCGATTTCTGGTAGAACAATTACTGTCAGGGATACTCATAGATTTCATTGCTTCATGGAAGGACAGTGCTCTTGTGGCGATTATTGGTGATAATAGTTGACAATGTGCAGTTTTGGCTCCTGTATTTGTAGGTATGGCACAGGGGCCCTGCTTCCTTATAGCTAACTTCCTCCATAcaaaaagcaaagaaaaaaattatgataCATAAgcccttcatttttttttatttttctattttttacttCAGTTCAGCGTATGGCTCACTAAATTTCTAATTAGAATGATGCTAGTAGGAAATAGGAAATGGCACAAATCCCCTATGCCCTAAGTCCGGCTAAAAGGTCAAACCGGATCAAAATTACTTCAAAGTTCAGGAGAACCAAAACTAAAATTGCAGGACCTCTATACTTTCAATTTAAGTTTCGATCTTAGTTTGATTTCAATTcagttgaattttatttttattttttgaaaaaaaaatcaattttagtTTGAACTGAACTAGCTGACCCAATTCGTTTTAAAACCATAATTTTAGTTGATATAATTTGATTAGCTCTATTCAATTTTGATCCGATTCTAAACTAACCCACTGACATTTTTTGCTGTGCTGGCCAAAAGAACTGAAGTTGCAGAGAGACCAAAGAGTATAATATTTTGGCTAATTTTTAGGTATACCGGGAGCACTAAAAAATAGTGCTCCTTCTCTCACGGAAAGTAAGTCCTTTCCTTTGATTGTGAAAGATAGTGTATGTACACCGGGTGCACCTAATAATTCCTCTAATATTTTTCATCTAAATATTTTTGGTAAAAGTAATTCAATACATCGAAATGAAAGAAACAAACTATATAATATGTTTCATCAATTAAAGTAATAAACATTTCCCAATAAATTGTTGAGTGCACAGCAGAGTGATATCAACTTCTCTTTTACCAAGTTATCTATCTGGATCTTATACGACAGCTCTATATATATATTGGCTTAGTTGCATGACCAATAAAAAAAACTGTAAAAATCTTGATTTGGTAAATTCTCACATTAATGATTAGTGGTATGGGTTCAAGTGGAACACTTGACAGGCTGGTTTGTATGACCTCTTGGATGCAGCCTGCTCAAACTTCTTGAAAGCAGCTTCATTTTCTTCTAAGCTTGTCTGTACAAAAAAGCGAATCCACCAAGACGAGCTCCTCATTTTGGCCTGCACATCAAGTGGTTACTGAGATTAAAATACCATGGTCAAGTAAAACTGACTAAAGACTGAAGGGTAATAAACCTCAATTGGCAGATAATCACATGAATATCAGAACTATGTGctcgtaagatttatttttactaTTAGTAGAAGCCTGTAAAAAACAGAGCACAAGAACATGATAATGCAACTCTTCTAAAGTATAATTCAATCAAATCACAGTTGCAACACATGTTATGGACAATTTCAGACCTGGATCACTAGTTTCTAAGCAACATAAAACTAAAACAAAGAAAGTGAAAATGAAACTACAAAAGCAGTGTTGAAAACTCACCGGCTTTCCAAATTTAGACAACTCTGCAACTTTAGCCCGCTGCTGACCAGGGTAACCTAAATACAAGATGTAAGCGGTGAAATTACAGGTAAATAACAACGAAGCAAAAACAATCAGTTACTCCTATGATGGTATCTGTGTGCTGCTTGAACCAAAACAAGTCACTGCTATGATGGGAGTGTGTTTGTGCGTATGCATAGATGAGATAAAAAGAGGGGTAATATTGTTACATCATTAAAATTTACTAATTATGTAGTATTAGATAGTTTAGAAGATTTTTTGAGTACATCAAAAAATACGTAGTTTAAAAATTTAGAGGTATTACCTGCAAAAATAACAAGACCATCAGAAGCCACCCTCGCCAATTCTGGCAGAGTCCTGTTCAGGTATTTTGGAGACAGGTAATCAAGTGCGTCTGACACAATAACAAGAGAAAATGAATTGGCCCTGTAGGGCAGAGGGAACTTAATATCAGCTACACGGACAATGCCCTTGCGAATAGCACTCTTGCATTTTGCATCTGCATCCTCTATATCATATGGTTCAACACCCCAAACTTCAGTTTCTTCTTCTTTCAACAGTTGAGAGACCACTGAACATGTATCAGGGCCCACATGCAAAACTTTGTGCATGCTGTCGCCATATGCTTTCTTTAAAATGGGTATTGCTCTCTGAACTTCTAATGTGCATGAAAAGTCACCTAAAATAAAATGAAGCCCAACTACTATCAAAAGTTCAAAAGCTATATTAAACAAAAGCAAATCGCTGTAATTTTGCTTGAATTGCAATTGTTTAAACCTCAGCAGTAATCACAAATGTTATGGACTGGCAATGAAAAATCAATTTTCCTTTTTgggggattaaaaaaaaaaaaaaacttgaaattGATCAAAACCTATGAAGCAGCTGTACTGACACAAATATCAAATTCTAAAAATTGGGAATATCACGAATTTTACATGACACAGAACAAGATGATGTTGAACTCTGGCGATGAAACAATATGTTTACAAAATCATGCCCCTATAGATTTCCACTCTCCAACAACCCATAACCAGAATCATTAAAGATTCTGGGTAATGGTTTGGGCtcttgaagaaaaagaaaatgcacCTTAGCAGTTCCCAAGAATTACCAATATTTGATGAGAAACCATAAGGAAATGACATTCAAGACACCAAGTCAATACAAACATCAATTTCAGTAATAGCTAACCCTTGAAGATAAatcataaatgaaatcccaattcTATTTAAATTAAGTAGCTTACTGAAGGTACTCTTCATCTTCACAAATTTGATGGAATGGGAATGCTATTTATGCTAAACAACAAGCTTAAATCACTCGTTACTTGTCAACTGATTTCAATTGAAAGTTATAATCCCTCAACCCCATTTATAGAACAACTCGAGTCCTTTTAACATCTGCTCATAACATTACATAAGGcgcaaatatttaaataaaagaaaataaggagCAAACTTCAGGGAGAGCAAAACTGAACCAGAATACGAAAAGATGGAGTAGAAGAGTAAATGTAATATACCTTCAATCTTGCTAAGACCCTCTCTGTTGCCTCCAAATATGCCTGTATTCAAAAGATTAATTAATAGATCTCTCACATAAATTCAATAAACCAACTtaaatgttataaaaaaaaattaaaaaaaaaaatctgtgaAAACAGCACAAGAACTATCAAATAGAAAACCCCAGTAAACAAATAAAAAGATGAAGAATTAACATCATGCAGGTGAAAATACGAACCATGGCCACTGTAAGCATAGGCAATAAGAAGGAATGCACCCTGCAAattaaaaaggagaaaaaaggAATCATTAAAACCCCAATAAGACATAAATAAAGCTGTCAGAGATAAGAATCAAGCAACAAAAAATCGCAGAAAGCATAACAAACAAGTAAAGAGAGAATGCAAATGGCATACCAGAAGGATGAGGCCAACAGACAACAAAGGAGAAGAGCGCGATTTAGAATGTAATGCCCCGGCTAAAGGGAAGTTGCCGGTGTCGACAAATCGGCGAGTAGAGCTTACTTGCCTCCTTGACATGATCTTCTAAGAGTCTACTAGGTAGCTAAGTGAATGTGAATTATACCTATGAGTTAGTGTTGAGCCTGCAAACGCAATAGCGTAAAATTTGATGAGGTCAGGTCATTATATTGAATAGTGCAATGACTTCATGAACACATTGAAGCTGAGAGAGAAAGCGAATAGGAGAATAGAAGAGAAGTGATGGATTGCTGAATACCATAGAATTAGATGGAGGAATGAAAAGAGGAAGAGGAGATTAGATCTGCGTTTCAAAGAAATAAAAGCAAAGTCTGCTAATGGAATCTTCATGGAGTAACGCGCGTTACAGCTTACAGCACCATGATTCTCAAACAAGCGCGTTGTCTGTTGTCGGACTGTCGGTGGTGGAAATTTTAAAACGGTACCGTTTTAATTAATCTTGTTTATGTCTCCATATCCTCCATCGAATAACAAATGGACCATAGACTACGCTACACTTGGCCATGGGCTGAAACCACCAGTTCGGCCGGATTCACAATTTGGACTAATTTTGATAACAATTTCAGCTGGTTTGATATAATTTCAATCGATTTTAATTCAGTTTcggtttgaaaattttagaaattatgacaatattaatatttgatacacatcatttaaattttaataatataagtcattcaaaattgaattttaacaaatttatttaattgaataTTAAAGATATAAGATTAGTAGTTAGCCTTGAACCTTCAAACTCAAAtcatgtgcagttttgaattacCTCTATTTTTAGGTCTGTTTCCATCTCCATTTTGAAGCCTTGCCCTCTTGTTGGATTGGACCAACCTTTTAAACCAGCCAAATACCTAATAACAAATGAAAGAGCCCCTATCagtagaaaaatgaccataaggtCAGCAATGGAAGGGCAGTGCGTATGAGTTGAAGAAGGTCTGCTTCCACTACTCGCATGAAACTGGGCTTGCTGCTGTTAAGGCTGGGCCTTCTTAGTTCAAAAGGTAAAATCTCATAGCTGGGCTATGGGCTGGATAGCAATCAGGAGAGGATAAGCCCTTAATTAAATTGACCGGTTTGATGTTTGAGTTATTTGAGGAATTGAACAAATAATCAAAATTACCTATAATttctaattcaattaattaatcgaATTAAATTGATTTGATTCGACTTTTCAATTATAATCCAAAATTGCTTATCCCTAGCTAATTCTATATTTATATTATACCCATTATCATAAAAGTTGATAGGTGTATCTAGAAAGAGTTCAAACTCACATGAGAATGAGTTTATCAActcttatattaaaattttaaatgtagATTCGTATATTCTCTATGTACACTTTAATTAGTTCTGCACAtatttcaatataaatatttaatctaatgatTATTAAGCTCGTCGTGatatattattaaattcattCTTAAATGAACTGGAGCTTATATTAGATATACCCAATGTTAATTTATATCATCCTAGTGCTAAAGCTCAATCATTTATCAGGATAATTTTCTACTACGCAATAAATTTATCATCACTCTCCCAACCCCCAAAGTAAGTAATCATGTTGCATCGTCATGAATGGTAGAACTACTTCTCTTTTCGTTCTGTTGGCCGTCAATAGCATATTTATTTCATATCTTCGTGAATCTTTATCACTAATTGTCAGAAGTCAAAACCACAAAGTGAAGAAGCTAAGAAGACAAATTGTGGAAATTTCTTTCAGCAGAATCGAAGTTGCATGATGCAATTGGCATGTGAAAGATATGGACACAAAAGATTAATTATCTTACAGAGAACGGCCGAGTCAAACTTGTACCCatatcaaaagacaacttggaggACCAAATTAATTTCCACGGTGACCAGTGCAACTGCAACCCAAACTGTTAGTGATAGGCATTTTGCAGGAATTCCAAGCACTCCAATCAGCTATTGATGAATCGCATCCAATAAAATTATTGTTTCTTTTGACATTTTCCAATCTTAATGACAAACATCATCTATCAGAATTCTGATTTGACGATATATTAACTGTTTCTACTTATTGAAAACGAAGATCAATGATACTTCTTCTTAGCAGATACAGTTTGCACATCATATGCTGATACTAGTTTAACAACACGGAACTAACAGATATCAGCAGGTTTTATCCTGACAGTGATTAAGCCAAAGCTACCTTGACTCCAGCGCATCATCTTCTTTATCTTTAACAGGAGGATGTCTGTATATTGCAGGAACGGTAGCAGGGAAGAACATTTGTCTCACTCCCTCTGCTTTGATAATGGGGAAAATAATACCTGATGCACTCTATAAGAGGGCAAGTCACTCAGTAAGAATTAAAGAATTTCATCATGTAAAGAACTGAAATATACTGTTCATTTATTTTATTGCTGTTATGTGTGTGAATTAAAATAAGGCTCCATTTGACTTGAAGTTCATTTGATTAGAAATAGCAAGCCAAATAAAAGAACGAGTAGCGTGTCTAAATTGGTAGGTAAGGCATGGtgatgatttgaagaaatttagaAAGAATCCAGCAGTGAACTTAGTAACTTACTACCACTGCTTATGCCGCATTCCTAACCATAATCTTATAGAATAATAGGTAAGCAGAAAAGTTTGCACCGGGCATAAATTCTTAATGGTGGACaataataaagaaaagaaaactagCAGTATGTGTCCACAGGCTATAATCATCAAATAATGAAGGACAGAAAATACTCACTGCAATTATTCTAGCTCCAATCCACATGGCTTTAGGTGAAGGAAATGGGAGTAGCAGACGACCAACCCCATATATTGCAACAGCGAAAAAATGGAGGACTAAGCTCAGTGGGTGTGGGTTTAGACCAGAGAGTAAAGCCACAGGTCCTGATGAAAATATGCCACCAAGGCTTAAATAGTCAAAGCATGCCTCGCGCATTTCCTTCCTTGCCTGATCAGGGGAAGCGGAGAATACTTTGTACAAGGCTCCTGCCAAAGTATTTATTGTAGATGCCACAGGCTGCCAGAAAATACCATTGAATATGATGAGTTGAAGATTGCAATTTACTAGTCACGTTTTTTACTTGTTCCATTTACATGCTTGTTATTTAGATCTTTTTTGAAGCAAAAGAAACCACCTTTAAAAATTAAGATCATAAATGCTTTTTTAAACTTGCAAATTATTGTGCAGTAGGCTATCAAGCAATCCATTGCCAAAGCTAACACATTTTCAGGTTATAGACATGCATGCATACATAATATCAACTCACacaaattacaaaaaattaagCTTACCTTGCGCAATGTATAGAAGGATTCAAGGTATTTGGTTAGGGAAGCTGCATCATTAAGATCACGAAGTGGATTAAGAAGATCTCGAAGTATAACAATATCAGACAGTGCCACAGTCATCCCGCCACCAGTTAAAGGATGGCGCATATTGAAGGCATCACCCATCAAAAGAGCTCCAGGAGTAGGATGGGGATCAGCCGGCATGCTTCTATTTGGCATGGTCCGGATATTACCTTTATCTACTGCGGATATGAAGGCATCATGAAGCACTGGTGGAATCTGAAACAGACAATCTCTTAGTTACACCCAGCTCAGGTAAAATGACAAAAAGGCAAAAGACGTTTTGTTAGCAAAAGAGCATAACAGAGATGAAAGGAGGGGGGGATAAGCAGATCACCTGTAGTGCTACCACATCCTTCAAATACTTGGCCATTTCACCATTAACAACGGAAGGTACTCTTTGACCTGGTACATCAACCAAGCAACGAACCTCTGTGCTGCTAATTGGATAAAACAAAATTGGCGAAGGATCTGCTAGGATAACATGTCCATGATTTTCAAAAGGGAGCTGACAGTTCTCCAAAACTAAACCCACAAAAGAAGAGGGCACGTCTACCTGTGAAAAGGCTAAAACAATACAATAAGTGGTCTCAGTGGAGAAGGTTGCAGCAAGAAAATGACCATACGATGAGATAACATTCTGTTAATTGAACTGCTTTGCTTTATTTTCAACTTTGTTGCTCATTATTTTCTACATGTAGGTTAATCAAATTAAACAATGCTGCAATCAATTTTGACAACTATGGGTGATAATTCACCTTAGGATTGCACAGAGAGCGACGCAGATTTGAGAAGCAACCATCACAGACAACTGTAAGCGGAGCATAAACTCTAAGTTCTTGACCATCCTTAGTTTTGTACTGAACGCCCTTAATAGTCCCATTTTCTTCAAGAAGGGATGTCACTGTTCCTTGCACTAGCTTTACGCTGAATGAAAATcgagaaaaagaaaaaacatgCCAGGAGATCATAACTATTGACTAAAACTAAAAACTAATAGAATAATTGATACAGACCATGAAAATTAGACAATTCTGAATTAAGAAGTCATGTGACTAATGGTTCAAGAAAATCACTACTATGTAAATTGATCAAGTAaaatggaaataaaaaaaaattttacttggGCATGGTAGCAGCTTTTTCTCTCATCCTCTGTATAAAACGCCCATTATGGAAGCTTCTCCCAGCAACGTCAGAATGGAAATTTTCCAAAGGATACGGGAGCCTAGTATTTTTACCATCCTTGAAGAGAGCATAACCAAGCACTCGTTGGGCATCTATTTCCTCCAAACAATCTGCAGTTAGAGTGTGCGTGTGTTACATTTTTACACCAAAAAAGAAGAAACGTAAGAGAAGAAGAAGGATAATTTGTCCCAGATCCAGCAAATTCTTGACAGGATAGGAGTTCACTCACAAGAACATTCAGCAATAATCTTGAAAATTTTACATCATATAAAGCTAATACAGAAGTAGATGTTTTTATTAACTTTAAAGCATACCCTCAAGGcccaattcaattaattttagaTATCCCCCTGGCTGGAGCAGTTCACCGACGATTCTGTCAGGCTCTGTCAAGTCCCTTTCTATGACATGAACTCGTCTTCCATCCTGCAATTAGTACGACAAAAAAAATCAAAGCGTTTAGTTGAAGGTCATGTTTGACGCCAAAAAGAGATCTTTCACATACCCCATATGGTAAACCAAGATTACGTTCAATGTTGGCTTATATGTTTATTCGTATGGATACCAAACACAGTGATAAGCAGATATGCAATAAGCTATAAATTCTTGATTTGCTGTGAAGAAAAATCCACAAGATTTCTCAAATCTAAGGCATAGTAGATGGCCAACCATCCATAAACAAAATTTGACTTGCTAATAATCATAATGATCAAGTACTGATAAATTCCATATCTGAACGTATGCTGTGAATTTAACAAGTTAAAAAAAACAAAACGACCACGTACAGATTTTGTAGCTTCAAATCTACTCAACCATCTCAAAAACGCACCAtagatttggtatgagtttattATAATATGAACCTGAATTTTTTAATCCATCAACATATTATTCAAAATGGCATGTAACTATGTATCAacttttattcaaaaattttgcCAACCCCAGAATTTTGATCAAGAAAGccataacttcaattcccatgaaTAGTTCCAACCCTCATATGCTTTCATGGAGGAGGTTGCATCATCAAACAACCACTCAGAAGCTCGTTTCACCTTCAAAAAGAAATGTGTATTAAATAATACGACAATCCAAGCACTCCAAACGCATGAACTGCTTAGTTTGAAATTAGGTACAAACAAGCAAACCGTGTGAAATTGTAAGGGCTAAAATCCTAatggaaattttaaaaatcccaTAAAACAAGCTACAAAAGTTACTAATTCAAAAAACATGAAGCTCGGGTATTCAATATTTTATGGACCAAGCAACGGAGATCAGTTCAATAATTTTACTTCCCAGCAAAAGAATAAATGAAATCTTGAAAATaatgaggggaaaaaaaaaaagaaatgaattggAAAAAGAGTATATGTATACCTTGCCAAGCGTACAAGCGAGGGCTGCACCAGCGACGCCAGCGCCGACGATGATGACGTCAGGACCGGAGTCATCCTCAGGTCTCCTCACATTGCAATTGCGGGTCTTGAAGGCAGCTTTTTCCTTAAACTTCTGCTTGTTCTCGCGGTTCTGGCGCTTTTGGCGCAAAATGCAGAGAAGGAAAAAACCAAAAAGAGAAGCAAAGAAAGTCCCAAGAATGAACTTATCAATAACAATTGCCATATTTATATAGTCACCCGAACGAGCCCCAAAAGTTGtgaaaaaaaatacatataacaAGTTCTTGGGTATCTTTCGTGGTCTCCACCAGAATGCTGCTTTGTCTTCTTGTT
This sequence is a window from Hevea brasiliensis isolate MT/VB/25A 57/8 chromosome 10, ASM3005281v1, whole genome shotgun sequence. Protein-coding genes within it:
- the LOC110633570 gene encoding squalene epoxidase 3 isoform X5, producing MSSLHSALSFFSLYKRTPPSPPPSPTLATSSPPNSPQEKQEDKAAFWWRPRKIPKNLLYVFFFTTFGARSGDYINMAIVIDKFILGTFFASLFGFFLLCILRQKRQNRENKQKFKEKAAFKTRNCNVRRPEDDSGPDVIIVGAGVAGAALACTLGKVKRASEWLFDDATSSMKAYEGWNYSWELKDGRRVHVIERDLTEPDRIVGELLQPGGYLKLIELGLEDCLEEIDAQRVLGYALFKDGKNTRLPYPLENFHSDVAGRSFHNGRFIQRMREKAATMPNVKLVQGTVTSLLEENGTIKGVQYKTKDGQELRVYAPLTVVCDGCFSNLRRSLCNPKVDVPSSFVGLVLENCQLPFENHGHVILADPSPILFYPISSTEVRCLVDVPGQRVPSVVNGEMAKYLKDVVALQIPPVLHDAFISAVDKASLTKYLESFYTLRKPVASTINTLAGALYKVFSASPDQARKEMREACFDYLSLGGIFSSGPVALLSGLNPHPLSLVLHFFAVAIYGVGRLLLPFPSPKAMWIGARIIASASGIIFPIIKAEGVRQMFFPATVPAIYRHPPVKDKEDDALESR
- the LOC110633571 gene encoding probable pectin methylesterase CGR2 isoform X1, with amino-acid sequence MSRRQVSSTRRFVDTGNFPLAGALHSKSRSSPLLSVGLILLGAFLLIAYAYSGHGIFGGNREGLSKIEGDFSCTLEVQRAIPILKKAYGDSMHKVLHVGPDTCSVVSQLLKEEETEVWGVEPYDIEDADAKCKSAIRKGIVRVADIKFPLPYRANSFSLVIVSDALDYLSPKYLNRTLPELARVASDGLVIFAGYPGQQRAKVAELSKFGKPAKMRSSSWWIRFFVQTSLEENEAAFKKFEQAASKRSYKPACQVFHLNPYH
- the LOC110633570 gene encoding squalene epoxidase 3 isoform X2, giving the protein MSSLHSALSFFSLYKRTPPSPPPSPTLATSSPPNSPQEKQEDKAAFWWRPRKIPKNLLYVFFFTTFGARSGDYINMAIVIDKFILGTFFASLFGFFLLCILRQKRQNRENKQKFKEKAAFKTRNCNVRRPEDDSGPDVIIVGAGVAGAALACTLGKDGRRVHVIERDLTEPDRIVGELLQPGGYLKLIELGLEDCLEEIDAQRVLGYALFKDGKNTRLPYPLENFHSDVAGRSFHNGRFIQRMREKAATMPNVKLVQGTVTSLLEENGTIKGVQYKTKDGQELRVYAPLTVVCDGCFSNLRRSLCNPKVDVPSSFVGLVLENCQLPFENHGHVILADPSPILFYPISSTEVRCLVDVPGQRVPSVVNGEMAKYLKDVVALQIPPVLHDAFISAVDKGNIRTMPNRSMPADPHPTPGALLMGDAFNMRHPLTGGGMTVALSDIVILRDLLNPLRDLNDAASLTKYLESFYTLRKPVASTINTLAGALYKVFSASPDQARKEMREACFDYLSLGGIFSSGPVALLSGLNPHPLSLVLHFFAVAIYGVGRLLLPFPSPKAMWIGARIIASASGIIFPIIKAEGVRQMFFPATVPAIYRHPPVKDKEDDALESR
- the LOC110633571 gene encoding probable pectin methylesterase CGR2 isoform X2, with the translated sequence MSRRQVSSTRRFVDTGNFPLAGALHSKSRSSPLLSVGLILLGAFLLIAYAYSGHGIFGGNREGLSKIEGDFSCTLEVQRAIPILKKAYGDSMHKVLHVGPDTCSVVSQLLKEEETEVWGVEPYDIEDADAKCKSAIRKGIVRVADIKFPLPYRANSFSLVIVSDALDYLSPKYLNRTLPELARVASDGLVIFAVTCFGSSSTQVTLVSSGLKLQSCLNLESRPK
- the LOC110633570 gene encoding squalene epoxidase 3 isoform X4, whose protein sequence is MSSLHSALSFFSLYKRTPPSPPPSPTLATSSPPNSPQEKQEDKAAFWWRPRKIPKNLLYRQNRENKQKFKEKAAFKTRNCNVRRPEDDSGPDVIIVGAGVAGAALACTLGKVKRASEWLFDDATSSMKAYEGWNYSWELKDGRRVHVIERDLTEPDRIVGELLQPGGYLKLIELGLEDCLEEIDAQRVLGYALFKDGKNTRLPYPLENFHSDVAGRSFHNGRFIQRMREKAATMPNVKLVQGTVTSLLEENGTIKGVQYKTKDGQELRVYAPLTVVCDGCFSNLRRSLCNPKVDVPSSFVGLVLENCQLPFENHGHVILADPSPILFYPISSTEVRCLVDVPGQRVPSVVNGEMAKYLKDVVALQIPPVLHDAFISAVDKGNIRTMPNRSMPADPHPTPGALLMGDAFNMRHPLTGGGMTVALSDIVILRDLLNPLRDLNDAASLTKYLESFYTLRKPVASTINTLAGALYKVFSASPDQARKEMREACFDYLSLGGIFSSGPVALLSGLNPHPLSLVLHFFAVAIYGVGRLLLPFPSPKAMWIGARIIASASGIIFPIIKAEGVRQMFFPATVPAIYRHPPVKDKEDDALESR
- the LOC110633570 gene encoding squalene epoxidase 3 isoform X3; the protein is MSSLHSALSFFSLYKRTPPSPPPSPTLATSSPPNSPQEKQEDKAAFWWRPRKIPKNLLYVFFFTTFGARSGDYINMAIVIDKFILGTFFASLFGFFLLCILRQKRQNRENKQKFKEKAAFKTRNCNVRRPEDDSGPDVIIVGAGVAGAALACTLGKVKRASEWLFDDATSSMKAYEGWNYSWELKDGRRVHVIERDLTEPDRIVGELLQPGGYLKLIELGLEDCLEEIDAQRVLGYALFKDGKNTRLPVKLVQGTVTSLLEENGTIKGVQYKTKDGQELRVYAPLTVVCDGCFSNLRRSLCNPKVDVPSSFVGLVLENCQLPFENHGHVILADPSPILFYPISSTEVRCLVDVPGQRVPSVVNGEMAKYLKDVVALQIPPVLHDAFISAVDKGNIRTMPNRSMPADPHPTPGALLMGDAFNMRHPLTGGGMTVALSDIVILRDLLNPLRDLNDAASLTKYLESFYTLRKPVASTINTLAGALYKVFSASPDQARKEMREACFDYLSLGGIFSSGPVALLSGLNPHPLSLVLHFFAVAIYGVGRLLLPFPSPKAMWIGARIIASASGIIFPIIKAEGVRQMFFPATVPAIYRHPPVKDKEDDALESR
- the LOC110633570 gene encoding squalene epoxidase 3 isoform X1, with the translated sequence MSSLHSALSFFSLYKRTPPSPPPSPTLATSSPPNSPQEKQEDKAAFWWRPRKIPKNLLYVFFFTTFGARSGDYINMAIVIDKFILGTFFASLFGFFLLCILRQKRQNRENKQKFKEKAAFKTRNCNVRRPEDDSGPDVIIVGAGVAGAALACTLGKVKRASEWLFDDATSSMKAYEGWNYSWELKDGRRVHVIERDLTEPDRIVGELLQPGGYLKLIELGLEDCLEEIDAQRVLGYALFKDGKNTRLPYPLENFHSDVAGRSFHNGRFIQRMREKAATMPNVKLVQGTVTSLLEENGTIKGVQYKTKDGQELRVYAPLTVVCDGCFSNLRRSLCNPKVDVPSSFVGLVLENCQLPFENHGHVILADPSPILFYPISSTEVRCLVDVPGQRVPSVVNGEMAKYLKDVVALQIPPVLHDAFISAVDKGNIRTMPNRSMPADPHPTPGALLMGDAFNMRHPLTGGGMTVALSDIVILRDLLNPLRDLNDAASLTKYLESFYTLRKPVASTINTLAGALYKVFSASPDQARKEMREACFDYLSLGGIFSSGPVALLSGLNPHPLSLVLHFFAVAIYGVGRLLLPFPSPKAMWIGARIIASASGIIFPIIKAEGVRQMFFPATVPAIYRHPPVKDKEDDALESR